The window CCGCCTTCCTGGGACTGGACACGGGCGCCGCCCGTGACAGGGAGGGATTCTGGGCCCTCGCGCTCACCGGCTGGCAAGCGCGTTTCGGCCCCCGTTGAAGAGCAAGATCAGCGCTTGGGCATGCCGCCCAGCAGCGCCGCCACCTTGGCCTTGGGACGATTGTTCTTGGCCAGTTCCGGCTTGGTGGAGACGGTCTCGACGGCGCTCGGTTCGTAGGGCTTGAGGAACCACGGATCGACTTTCTCGCGGCGCATCGGCGCAGCGCCTCCTTCGCGGCTGCTGCGGCTGCGCTCGCCACGATCACTACGGTCGCCGCGATCGCTACGCTCACCCCGCTCGCTTCGTTCGCCACGCTCGGCACGATCACTGCGTTCATGACGCGCGCGCGGGGCAAACCCGGTCAGCTCGGCGCGTTCGAACTTCTTCTTGATCAGCTTCTCGATATCGGTCAGCAGGCGGTCGTCCTTGTCGCAGAACAGGGAGATCGCATCGCCCGATGCGCCGGCACGGCCGGTGCGGCCGATACGGTGGACATAGTCTTCGGCGTTATAGGGCAGATCGTAGTTGATCACACAGGGCAGCTCGGCGATGTCCAGCCCGCGCGCGGCCACGTCGGTGGCCACCAGCACTTCGATCTGGCCCTGCTTGAAGGCTTCCAGCGCGGCCATGCGCTCGGACTGGGTCTTGTCACCGTGAATGGCCGAGGCCTTCACACCTTCGGCCACCAGGGTGCGCGCCAGGCGGGAAGCGCCGATCTTGGTATTGGAGAAGACGATCACCTGCTTCAGTTCGCGCTGGCGGATGATGAAGCTGACCGCATCGGCCTTGGCCGCTTCCTCGACCTTGTAGATGGTCTGGGTCACGTTTTCGGCCGTGGCATTGCTGCGCGCCACTTCGATGGTGACCGGGTTGTTCTGGAAGCTGGCGGCCAGCTTCTTGATTTCCGGCGAGAAGGTGGCCGAGAACAGCAGGTTCTGGCGCTGCTTGGGCAAGAGGTTGATGATGCGCTGCAGGTCCGGCAGGAAGCCCATGTCCAGCATGCGGTCGGCTTCGTCCATCACCAGGATCTGGGTCTGCGACAGGTTCACTGTCTTTTGCTGCACGTGGTCCAGCAGGCGGCCCGGCGTGGCGATGACGATCTCTACGCCGGCGCGCAGGATCGCGGTCTGCGGGGCCA is drawn from Herbaspirillum seropedicae and contains these coding sequences:
- a CDS encoding DEAD/DEAH box helicase — encoded protein: MSDTTSASAAPAAPAVRFEDFGLSPDILKALAEQGYVHPTPIQAQAIPVVLQGRDVMGAAQTGTGKTAGFSLPIIQRLLQHASHSASPARHPVRALILTPTRELADQVADNVAAYCRFTPLRSTVVFGGVDMAPQTAILRAGVEIVIATPGRLLDHVQQKTVNLSQTQILVMDEADRMLDMGFLPDLQRIINLLPKQRQNLLFSATFSPEIKKLAASFQNNPVTIEVARSNATAENVTQTIYKVEEAAKADAVSFIIRQRELKQVIVFSNTKIGASRLARTLVAEGVKASAIHGDKTQSERMAALEAFKQGQIEVLVATDVAARGLDIAELPCVINYDLPYNAEDYVHRIGRTGRAGASGDAISLFCDKDDRLLTDIEKLIKKKFERAELTGFAPRARHERSDRAERGERSERGERSDRGDRSDRGERSRSSREGGAAPMRREKVDPWFLKPYEPSAVETVSTKPELAKNNRPKAKVAALLGGMPKR